The Candidatus Dormiibacterota bacterium DNA window GACGGGTTCGGCAACCCAGGGTTCCCGGCCAGCACGTGTCCGATCGACGACTGCCCGTCCGTCGCCAACCCTGATCAGCAGGACAGCGACCAGGATGCTCTGGGAGACGCTTGCGACAATTGTCCTTTGGTCTTCAATCCGAACCAGGTCGACACCGATCTCGACGGAGTCGGCGATGTCTGCGACTCCTGCACCGATACCGATCACGACGGCCTCGGAAATCCAGGATTCCCGGTCAACACCTGCCAGATGGACAACTGTCCGACGGTCTACAATCCCGGCCATGAGGACGCCGACGGGGATGGTGCAGGAGACGCCTGCGACCTCTGCACCGATACCGACCACGACGGGATCGGCGATCCGGGATTTCTGAACAATGTCTGCCAGGTGGACAACTGCCCGCAGGTCTATAACCCCGGCCAGCAGGACGCCGACGGAGATCGGATCGGGGATGCCTGCGACGCCTGCACCGACATGGACGAGGACGGTTACGGCAACCCAGGCTTCCCGGCGACTACCTGCGCGGTGGACAACTGCCCGAACCACTACAATCCTCAGCAGCAGGATAGGGACCATGATGGAATCGGCGACCTCTGCGATTCGTGCACCGATACCGACGGAGATGGATTCGGGGACCCTGGCTTCCCAGTCAGCACGTGCCGCCTCGACAACTGCCCGAGCGCCTACAACCCCGATCAGCTGGACAGCGACTCTGACGGCATGGGCGATGCGTGCGACCCTTGTCCGACCGACCCTCGCAATGATGCCGACCACGACGGCCGGTGCACCAACGCGGACAATTGCCCGAATGTGCAGAATCCCGATCAGCTGGACACGGACGGGGATGGGACAGGCGACGCCTGCGACAACTGCGCGAGCGTTTCGAATCCTTCGCAGGCAGACATGGATGGCAACGGGGTCGGCGATGCGTGCGACGCCTGCACCGACACGGACCACGACGGTTACGGCAACCCAGGCTTCCCGGCGACTACCTGCGCGGTGGACAACTGCCCGAACCTCTACAATCCTCAGCAACGGGATAGGGACCATGATGGGATCGGCGACCTCTGCGATTCGTGCACGGATACCGACGGAGATGGATTCGGGGACCCTGGCTTCCCAGTCAGCACGTGCCGCCTCGACAACTGCCCGAGCGCCTACAACCCCGATCAGCTGGACAGCGACTCTGACGGCACGGGCGATGCGTGTGATCCCTGTCCGGTTGACCCTCGCAATGATGCCGACCACGACGGCCGCTGTGCCAACGCGGACAACTGCCCGACGGTGCAGAATCCCGATCAGCTGGACATGGACGGGGATGGGACAGGCGACGCCTGCGACAACTGCGCGAGTGTTTCGAATCCTTCGCAGGCAGACATGGATGGCGACGGGATCGGCGATGCGTGCGACGATTGTCCTCGCGTGGCGGACTCTCCCCAGGCGGATATCGATCGCGATGGTGTAGGCGACGCCTGCGACAACTGCCCCGCGGCCCCCAACGCCGATCAGGCGGACGTGAACCACGACGGATCGGGAGACGCGTGTCAGCCGACACTCGCTCTCCTCAGCATCACGGAGGGTGCCTTCCTGGACCTCGATGTGGCCCTGAGAGCGAGGGACCCACAGAACGATCCCCTGAGCGGCAACGTGTCTGCCGTCTGTATCACCACCAAACAGGACGTAACGCTCCAGGATCTGGGTAATACCTGGGAGTGCAGCCAGGGCTTCCTTCCCGAGAACGTCCCGGGCGAAGGGATCGGATTCGCCAACGGCTCCGTTGGCACTCCGATCGTCTTCGACCTGGACAGCATCCTCGTCTGCGAGGACGCACGGCAGGACTATGAGATCGCCGCGGGGGCCTGCGCACAGCCGGAGACGCCCTTCATGGAGGTCCTGGATCTCTCGAGTGTGGCCCCGGCACCCACGGCCCTTTGCGTTCGAAAGGTCGGAAGCCAGCTCGGGTCGGATCTGCAGATCCTCGATCTCGAGCCGGATTTTCTGCGCGCCTCATTCGTGCATCTTCACTCAGTCGTTGATGTCCCCTTCACGTCCGGGCTGCCGAGAGAGGTCGCTCTCCCGTCGCTGCCGTCGGGGACGACCTGCACGCTCTCTGTCACCGTGACCGACGGCAACACCGTGCCGGTGACGGCGCACCAGGACTTCGTCTACCAGGGCGAGACGAGGATGGTGATCACGAACGGCGAGCCCCCGCGGGCGGTGATCGCGGTGTCCTCACAGGTCGAGTGCGACCGGCCGGGGGGAGGGGTGGTGACGCTGGACGGCTCGGGATCGGTCGATTCCGATTCCGAAGGAGGCATCTCGTCGTACGAGTGGTTCCGGGATTTCGGGCAACCCGTGCAGCGGCTGCTCGGAACGGGAGCGCACCTCTCAGTGGTGCTGCCGCTGGGGGTGAGCCAGGTGACGCTGCTGGTGGCCGACAGCGACGACCACCTGACGGGCACCGCGGAGGCGACGGTCACGGTCGTCGACAGGACGCCTCCTGCTCTGATCCTCACCCTCAATCCGACGACCCTGTGGCCCCCGAATCACCGGCTGGTTCCGGTGCACGCAGCGTGGCAGGTGAGCGACGTCTGTGATCCGGCGGCCGGGGCAATCCTGGTCTCGGCCACGAGCAGCGAGCCGGACGACGCGCCCGGCGCCGAGGACGGGAGCACGACGGAAGACATCCAGGACGCCTCGATCGGCACCCCGGACAGTTCGGTGCTGCTCCGGGCCGAGAGGTCAGCGGACGGATCGGGGAGGATCTACAGGCTCACCTACGCGGCCACGGACGTCTCGGGTAACACGGCGTCGGCCGTGGGGACCGTGATGGTCCCGTACGACCTGGGGACGGGGTCCGAGCCTCTGCTGATGAGCCTGGAGCCTGGTGGAACACCCGGGATGGCACACATCTCCTGGAGCTCGGTGCCGGGGGCGGAGATGTACGACCTGATCGTGGGGGATCTTGATAAGGTCGCGGCTCAGACCGGGGTCCTGTGGCTTGGGCCGGTGCGGGTGCTGGCGTCGGGGATCACGGAGACGAGCTACACGGAAGGGGCCACGGCCGAAATTCCGGCCGCCGGCAAGGCGTTCTTCTACCTCGCGCAGTACCGGGACGGACTGATGTCCAGTGGCTGGGGTACGGAGTCGAGCCCCTGGCCCGAGGAGCCGGTGTCCTGTGACCTGGGCTGTCCTGAATGAGCGATACCGGAGTCCCCGTCCCCGGTCATTGGGTCTTCTCGCTCATGAAGACAACTTTGTGCCCGTCATTCGCGATCTGTCGACTGACGCGTTCGCCTTGGAACATGCGGTCGAGTTCCTGGGCGCGGGCATCATCCAGCACACACAGGACCCGATTCCGGCCGGCGAAATAGCGTTCGATGTCCGCCTGACTGCTGATGACCTCGATCGGGTGCGGGCTCCAGAACGGTTGCGTCTTGTGGTCCATCACGACCACCGGGTCCCCCGTGTAAAAATACACACCGCGCGCATAACTCCTGTCCGTCACGATCGCCTGGTCTCCATAATGTTCCTGGCCCACGATCTCTCCGACAAAAGCGTCCGCAACCGACCGGTCGAGCGCCGCGGTCATCCCTGAGCCAAGCAAAACGACCAGGACCACGACTCCGCACGCCTTCGTCATGATCGCCTCCTTGATCCTCCCTCGCCACAGCAGGACCGAGCCGGCGATCAAGATCCCGCCAAAGAACCTGATGCCGTTCACGGCCCCCGTGGTCGCGACATCCCGGTATTCCCGGGTCACCAGGCAGGGCAGCACGACCAGGGCGAACCCGGAGAGGAGCTGCATGACGCTGAGCACAGTCTTCGAGCTCGAGCGCAGCTTCACATGACCCAAGGACATCGCGAGCGGTATCACGAGCGCCGGGATCAGGGGCAGGATATAGCTCGCCAGCTTCGAGCGCGCGATCTCGAAGACCGTGAACGTCGACGCAAACCAAAGCAGGAAGAAAAGGTGTTCCCTCTTGTACCTCGCCCAGCCTCGGCCCAGCACCGTCAGCTCGAACGTCCAGGGAAACAGGCCGACGGCAACAGTGGCGGGATAAAACCACCAGTGGTCGAAATTCTGGTGCTCGGGGTGAAAGATGCGGTCGATGTTGTCGTGGACGATGAATTCGGCGAAAAACGCCCTGCCATCTCTTGCCAGGATATCCGCATACCACGGTGCGCATACGACGCCGAACAACAGCACCCAGGGATGGATGAGATAGCGCCGAAGGAGCGTGAACTCCCTGAGAAGAAGAAGATAAATCACGGTAGTCGGGAGAAGGATGACGATCGCGACAGGGCCCTTGGTGAGGACGGCGAGGGCAGCGGCCACCCCGAAGACATACAGGTACAGGTCCCGCCGCTCCACGGTCCACAGGTAAAAACCATAGAAGGCCACCGTCATCATGAGCGACAGGGTGATGTCGGTCAGGACCGCCTCGGACATGACCAGATAGAGCGAGGATGTGGCCAGCAGGGTCCCCGCAAGCCACGCGATCTCTGAATCGAACACACGGCGGCAGAAAAGAAAGGTCGCGACAACGCCCAGCAGTCCGCAGAGGGACGGGACGAAACGCGCCGCCGCGCGGGTGACGCCGGCGATCTTGAACGCCGCGATGAGCAACCAGTAGAACAGCGGCGGTTTTTCATACTGCGGGTGGCCGAAGATGAGCGGCGTCACATAGCTGTTCTGCCGCATCATCTCCTTCGCGGTCTGAGAGTAGAAGACTTCATCCGGATCGGTCAGCGAGAGCCGGTTCATGGCCCCGCAATACAAGACGGCGGCGATCAGCAGAAACAAAACTGTCCAGACTCGTGTCGTCATACATACCTGCCCCTCTACTCGTATACCACGGATGGGAAGCCATGACACCTCCACGGGAGGTCAGCCGATGCGGAGACTGCTTCGAGTGGCAATCCCCCTGGTCGTCATCGTGGTCGTCGTGGGCCTGCTGGCGCCGGTCCTGGGTCCGGGCGACCCCCGGACCACACCCTATCTGTCTGCTCTATCGGATGCTTTTGCGACTCCGGCGCTGGCGAGAGGCGGCTGTGCGTTCAAAGACTGCGCGGGAGGCTCACGACACAACATCGTGTGCGCCAAGGTCCTGACGCCCACGATCTGCACGAACTCCAGCGGGACCTGCGTAGCCGCGGGGTGTCCATAAAGGGCCCGCTCGCGGTCAGAGCCGGTAGCCGACCAGCGTTCCGGGCGCGGTTTGCAGGAACAGCATGCCGGCGACGTCGTCGACGGCGTACACCGGCTCGCGCTCCTTGCCCAGATCCACGCGCGCCCGCGGCTGCGCGCTGTCCTTGGCGATCTCGAGGAGGATGTTGCCCTTCCCCTCGGGGGCGCGCGTCAGCATGAAGACCGATCCCGGGACGGTGAGGGATGCGCGGAAGCGCTTCGAAGCGAGCGCCGCCGCCTGCCGCGAATAGCCGGTGAGCTGAGCGCCGCCCTGCGTGTAGGCCGTCGCCAGCTCTCCGGTGATGCGTCGCGCTGTCGGATCCGTGGCGGTCCGCGACGTCTGGGCAAAGGCATCGCCGTACGCGGAGGCGGCGGCGCCGTACAATCCCGCGCGCACGGCGTCGATCCTGTAAAGCGCCCGCAGCAACCCCGGAAGCTGCGGCGCCGGGTAGTAAACCTGACTCTTCACCCGCCCATCCCGTGCCACCACAACGAGGTTCTGCGGCGCGATGAGGATGAGCCCCGAGGGCCGGATCTCCATGTCGGTCGGGTCCTCGCCCCCCTGCATCTTGATTTCGTCGCCGAGCGGCTTGAAGGTGCCGGCGTCGCGATCGATGGCGTACAGCCGATGGTCACGGTTGGCGAACACGTAGAGCGTCCGCCCCTCGACGACATGATGCAGGGAGTACCGCGCGGCCTTGTAGTCGCCCGAGCTCAACGGCCTGCCGCTCTCGATTGCGTCCTCGAAGCGGGGCTCGCCGCTCGCGAGGTCGATCATATTCACTTCGGCGTTCGTCGCCGCGTCGGGGCGCGAGATGTAGAGCAGACCCGCCGGCGTGAGCTCCGCATAGTCGAGACGGCCCTTGATCTTCACGTCCTTTTTCAGACGCAGCGTGGCCGTGGCCACGTCCAGCACGTTCACGAACGTGCGCGACTCGGCATCCACCGCGAGGACCACGGAGCCATCGGCGATCATCGCGTCCATGACGGTGCCGCGCATGCGCAGCGGCTTGGCGGCGATCGTCGTTCCATCCGAATAGCGCGCGACGTTCAGCCCCGTCTGCACGACACCGTTCACGATGCGCACGTTGCCCGTCGCCTCGCCCGCCGGGGGCGATTCCGGGAGGATGACGATCCCGTTCGGATGCTGCACGATGTCGTGCACCCACCCCTCCACCGTCGCCGGCTTGGCCCAGAGCGCCCGACCGTCCGCGAGGGCGTAGGCCATGAGGCGGTCGTCGAAGCTCACGTACAGGCGATCGGCTTTGTCGAGCGACGGGTAGAGGCGCACGTGTCGCGCGGGGTTGCCGGCGCGGGCGGTGGGCAGCACGGCGGACCAGCGCACCGCGCCGGTGCGCGCGTCGAGCGCCCGCAGGCCGGTCAACGTGTGCACGACGATCACACCCGGCCCCGCCTGCAGGACCTCCAGCGCGGTCCCTTCCGACGCGGAGCGCACGAGACCCTGCATCATCCCCGCCAGCCCGCCCCGCCTGGGCTCGTTCTGCGGGAAGAGCGACTCGCTCGCCCAGCGTTGCGTGCCGGACGAGAGATCGTACAGCGCCACGACCGGCGGCCCCCCGGCGCGCCGCCCGTGGACGAGCAGTGTGCCGCTCTGGGGCAGCACACGGCGGGTGACGACCTGCGCGAGGTCCAGGCGTCGGGAATCGAACACGACCGACCCGGTCACCGGGTCGAAGACGAGCGTCAGCCCTGGACGCTCCGCCTCCATGAGGAGCGACCCCTCGATCATCTTCACGCCGTCGGCCGGCAATCCTCCGAGCTCGGGCTTCACCCAGGCGATCTGGCCGCGCTCGATATCCACGGCCGCGAGCCCGGCGTCCGTCGAGACGAGAAGCGCCCCGGCCGGCGTGACCTGCTGCCAGCGGATGTCCCCCTTCATCTTGATCGTCCAGGCCGGGGTCGCGCCGGAGGGAGCGGTCGCAGGGGCCTGGGCGTGGACCGCAGTGCAGACCGCGGCGAGCAGCGCGAACGGCAGAAGCGTGCGAGCGGAGACGGCGGCCATGACGATCCTCCCCTAAATCGGCCCCTGCATCAGGCTGTTTCAAGATGGGTTCTAGAGCCCCTCGACGCAATAGGGCTCGCAGGGGCGATCTCCATCACCTCGCGGGCGAACCCCGAGTCCGCCCGGACGTGGATTCCGTATGACAACTACACCGACTGCAGCTTGAGCGCCAGGACCGCCCGGCTCAGCTCCCCCACGTCGTGGACGATGTCCGCCTGCGGCCCTTCGCAGACGAAGTTGAAAGAGGCGCTGGCGCTGTTGCCGCCTATCGTCTGCGGCGGCTGCCGGCGCCGGACGTCGGATGTGGTGCATCCGAGACCCTTGGCTGCGGCCGACATCGCCAGGGCGAAGCGGACACAGTCTTCGATTGACCCCTCGTTGAACGAGTGCCCGGTGCTGAATGCGGGCACGGGCGCTGCGATGGGGATAGAGCCTCTTACGGTTGGAACGCCTCCGAAGCCTGGGCCGATACCGCCGATGCCCGGGGCCCTCGAGTCTGCCGGGATGCTGCCTCCCGTGGTGCCCAGCGTGAGGCTGTCCGTGGTCTCGGCGAATGTCTGGGGGGGTGGGCTCGGATCCACGAACGGGCCGGTGTAATACGACGTGACCGTGTAGTAACAAGAGTAGCTGCCGCTGAGGACCACATTCGGCTCGACGGGTACCTGCGGCCCCGCGGCCGGGGGAGATCCGGTCGTCGCCCCGCCGGGAACGACGCCAACGAACAGCGCGAGGGCTATGCTCGTCCCTACTCTGATGTTCATGATGTTCGTCCTCCTGCGCCATGTGGGCGACCGAGGCACGATTGCATCGGCACGCTGTGGGCGGTGTGTTTTCCACTTACGCCCGCCGGAGGGTCCTGTCAAGGGGTATCCTGTGCTCCTATGGACGAGATCAGCCGGCGGGAATTCCTCGTGGCCGCCGCGGCGCTCGGCGCATCGCTGGCCTGGGGCAGCGCTCACGCCAGGCCATCGCGCGTGCAGTGGCGCGAGCGGCGCGACCTGTTCCCGGAAGGGGTCGCATCCGGAGACCCGCAGTCCGACAACGTGCTGCTGTGGACGCGCTATCCCAGGAGCGATGGCTCGACCGAGGCCGGCCTGAGGCTCGAAGTCTCCGAGGACGCGGGCTTCGAGCGCATCGTCGCGACGGCGCGCGCCAGGGTCAGCGCAGCGTCGGACTGGACATGCCGCGTGCTCGCCGGTGGATTGAAACCGGCTCGCGAGTACTGGTATCGCTTCACGGACGATTCTGGAGCGGGGAGCCGTGTCGGACGCACGATCACCGCCCCCGGCGCCGATGACCCGCGCCCGGTGCGCTTCGCGTTCGTGAGCTGCCAGAACGTCAATCAGGGCGCCCAGCACGCGTACCGCCGCATGATCTACGAGGACGAACGTGCGCCGGTTGCGGAGCGCCTCTCCTTTGTCCTCCATCTGGGTGACTTCATCTACGAGATTGTCTGGTACCCGGAGGATCGGCCGCAGGGGATGTACGATCGTCGTCTTCGCGATATCGTGCGGTACGCGAACGGGGAGAAGGTCGCCGATTTCCACGTTCCGACGACAGTCGACGACTATCGGGCCGTGTATCGGGCCTACCTGCACGATCCCGATCTCCAGGACGCGCGTGCCCGCTGGCCGTTCGTCGCGATGTGGGACAACCACGAGTTCTCCTGGCTCGGATGGCAGTCGCTGCTGAAGCTCGGCGGCAAGACGCGCCCGGCGCAGACGCGCAAGGTGGCGGCGAATCAGGCGTGGTTCGAATACCAGCCGGCACGCATCAAGAGATCGACCGGCAAGGGGCTCGAGCGCTTCGATCCGCCGCACGTCGTCGATACGCCGATCACGCGCTTCGATGCGCAGGGCCTCGGGCAGGAGCCGAACAATCTCGCCGCAATCGCCAGCCTCACGGGCTATCGTGCCCTGCGCTGGGGCCGCAACGTGGACCTGATCATCACCGACCAGCACAGCTACCGATCGGAGGAGCCGACCGATCGTCCCGAGGCCGCGGCCTTGTCGAGCGAGGATTTCCCCAACTTCATGCCGCAGGAGGCCCAGGAGATCCTCGACGCCGGACGCAACTACGCGGGGGGCCATCCCCCGGCGACGATTCGCTTCGGGGCGGCCGAGGTGCCGAACTTCCGCAAGGAGGATCCGCCGCAGACGATTCTCGGCGCCGAGCAGAAGGCCTGGTTCCTGGATCGCCTGCGCACGTCGAAGGCGACGTGGAAAATCTGGGCCAACTCTCTCGGCACTCTCGACTGGCGCGCCGACCCGCAGAATCTCCCCGCCGGGCTCACGACGCCGTGGCCCGGAGCGGGCTACGCCGGCTTCGGCGGCGGCGATCACAGCGGCGCGTATGTGGAGCGAGCGGAGATCTACGATCTCGTCCGAGACGCGGGCATCACGGGATTCGCGACCGTCGCCGGCGATCGTCACAGCTTCTGGGCCGGATTCGCGGCGAAGGCCCTACCGCCGGCGAAATTCGAGCCGGTGGGTGTCGCTTTCATCACGGGCTCGATCTCGGCGCCGGGTCTGGTCGAGGCGCTCGAGCACCGCTTCCCGAAGGACCATCCGTTGCGTCCGTTGTTTCTGGCCGACCGCCCGGATGGGGGAAAACCTCAGGCCGCCATCAACCTGTTATTGCGGCACGGCGTGCGCACCTGCGTCGAGTACGGAAAAACCGGCGACGCGGAGAAGGCGCGAAGGCTCTCGAATCCCGATCTCGCGCCCCACCTTTCCTTCGTCGATATCGGCGGCCACGGCTACGCCACGGTCAGGGTCGCGAGCGATGCCATCGAGAGCGAATTCGTGTGCATTCCGCGCCCGCTCGAACGTACCGAGCG harbors:
- a CDS encoding FG-GAP-like repeat-containing protein, with product MQRIGAVVVPSARIALIAAVLVASIGAVRGDRPLFPGEAFDVGAGPIFTGLGDFNGDGRPDLVVANQSGISVLLGLGDTTFGPRTGYAAGCHPKSVVIGDFNGDGRQDLAVPGCVSPDGLAGVFVLSGFGDGTFGPSGFFPTIDQGRLAAPGDFNADGRQDLVVGSAAGISVLLGRGNGTFEPEIRTPDNLVTSIAAGDFNGDGFQDLAVAVDGLAVLLGRGDGTFGDRKRQEQDVAIQSVSTGDMNGDGHLDLVATTATARFTIYLGHGDGVFGLTHTFFERVFGDYHPFTVAIIDLNADGYQDLAVTSGGVSVFLGRGDGTVGPEMPAWVLRNASATAIGDLDADGRLDSVVTDTNTSEAYVLPGRGDGTFDSRRPIQMLGFTDPMVLVLADVNDDGVLDLVSTGAGLVLGAGDGTFVPSGLSLTPRGGTLDSFAAGDLNGDGRADLVVGDNYLGSGEVTVFLGLGGGTFGPPAFYPTGDIPRSMVIDDINGDGRPDLVMANGGFNNSSGISLLLGAGDGTFGPATYLAPAGLSQSVAVGDLDEDGRRDLVLASSGAHGVALLPGHGDGTFGSAILLATGGSPQSVAIGDVDGDGHQDVVAANADSYVSLFLGHGDGSFDAERHLFPNAHSNSVAIADFDLDGRQDVVTTDAPGDILVLRGLGDGTLAPQLRYPGGGHPRLVVAGDLNGDAKPDLVFGNGRVATGGADVSVLLNIGPVDADADGVPNGVDNCPAVYNPEQTNSDQDRLGDACDNCPNLASFSQADADRDGIGDLCDPCTDTDRDGFGNPGFPASTCPIDDCPSVANPDQQDSDQDALGDACDNCPLVFNPNQVDTDLDGVGDVCDSCTDTDHDGLGNPGFPVNTCQMDNCPTVYNPGHEDADGDGAGDACDLCTDTDHDGIGDPGFLNNVCQVDNCPQVYNPGQQDADGDRIGDACDACTDMDEDGYGNPGFPATTCAVDNCPNHYNPQQQDRDHDGIGDLCDSCTDTDGDGFGDPGFPVSTCRLDNCPSAYNPDQLDSDSDGMGDACDPCPTDPRNDADHDGRCTNADNCPNVQNPDQLDTDGDGTGDACDNCASVSNPSQADMDGNGVGDACDACTDTDHDGYGNPGFPATTCAVDNCPNLYNPQQRDRDHDGIGDLCDSCTDTDGDGFGDPGFPVSTCRLDNCPSAYNPDQLDSDSDGTGDACDPCPVDPRNDADHDGRCANADNCPTVQNPDQLDMDGDGTGDACDNCASVSNPSQADMDGDGIGDACDDCPRVADSPQADIDRDGVGDACDNCPAAPNADQADVNHDGSGDACQPTLALLSITEGAFLDLDVALRARDPQNDPLSGNVSAVCITTKQDVTLQDLGNTWECSQGFLPENVPGEGIGFANGSVGTPIVFDLDSILVCEDARQDYEIAAGACAQPETPFMEVLDLSSVAPAPTALCVRKVGSQLGSDLQILDLEPDFLRASFVHLHSVVDVPFTSGLPREVALPSLPSGTTCTLSVTVTDGNTVPVTAHQDFVYQGETRMVITNGEPPRAVIAVSSQVECDRPGGGVVTLDGSGSVDSDSEGGISSYEWFRDFGQPVQRLLGTGAHLSVVLPLGVSQVTLLVADSDDHLTGTAEATVTVVDRTPPALILTLNPTTLWPPNHRLVPVHAAWQVSDVCDPAAGAILVSATSSEPDDAPGAEDGSTTEDIQDASIGTPDSSVLLRAERSADGSGRIYRLTYAATDVSGNTASAVGTVMVPYDLGTGSEPLLMSLEPGGTPGMAHISWSSVPGAEMYDLIVGDLDKVAAQTGVLWLGPVRVLASGITETSYTEGATAEIPAAGKAFFYLAQYRDGLMSSGWGTESSPWPEEPVSCDLGCPE
- a CDS encoding glycosyltransferase family 39 protein encodes the protein MFLLIAAVLYCGAMNRLSLTDPDEVFYSQTAKEMMRQNSYVTPLIFGHPQYEKPPLFYWLLIAAFKIAGVTRAAARFVPSLCGLLGVVATFLFCRRVFDSEIAWLAGTLLATSSLYLVMSEAVLTDITLSLMMTVAFYGFYLWTVERRDLYLYVFGVAAALAVLTKGPVAIVILLPTTVIYLLLLREFTLLRRYLIHPWVLLFGVVCAPWYADILARDGRAFFAEFIVHDNIDRIFHPEHQNFDHWWFYPATVAVGLFPWTFELTVLGRGWARYKREHLFFLLWFASTFTVFEIARSKLASYILPLIPALVIPLAMSLGHVKLRSSSKTVLSVMQLLSGFALVVLPCLVTREYRDVATTGAVNGIRFFGGILIAGSVLLWRGRIKEAIMTKACGVVVLVVLLGSGMTAALDRSVADAFVGEIVGQEHYGDQAIVTDRSYARGVYFYTGDPVVVMDHKTQPFWSPHPIEVISSQADIERYFAGRNRVLCVLDDARAQELDRMFQGERVSRQIANDGHKVVFMSEKTQ
- a CDS encoding PQQ-binding-like beta-propeller repeat protein, giving the protein MAAVSARTLLPFALLAAVCTAVHAQAPATAPSGATPAWTIKMKGDIRWQQVTPAGALLVSTDAGLAAVDIERGQIAWVKPELGGLPADGVKMIEGSLLMEAERPGLTLVFDPVTGSVVFDSRRLDLAQVVTRRVLPQSGTLLVHGRRAGGPPVVALYDLSSGTQRWASESLFPQNEPRRGGLAGMMQGLVRSASEGTALEVLQAGPGVIVVHTLTGLRALDARTGAVRWSAVLPTARAGNPARHVRLYPSLDKADRLYVSFDDRLMAYALADGRALWAKPATVEGWVHDIVQHPNGIVILPESPPAGEATGNVRIVNGVVQTGLNVARYSDGTTIAAKPLRMRGTVMDAMIADGSVVLAVDAESRTFVNVLDVATATLRLKKDVKIKGRLDYAELTPAGLLYISRPDAATNAEVNMIDLASGEPRFEDAIESGRPLSSGDYKAARYSLHHVVEGRTLYVFANRDHRLYAIDRDAGTFKPLGDEIKMQGGEDPTDMEIRPSGLILIAPQNLVVVARDGRVKSQVYYPAPQLPGLLRALYRIDAVRAGLYGAAASAYGDAFAQTSRTATDPTARRITGELATAYTQGGAQLTGYSRQAAALASKRFRASLTVPGSVFMLTRAPEGKGNILLEIAKDSAQPRARVDLGKEREPVYAVDDVAGMLFLQTAPGTLVGYRL
- a CDS encoding alkaline phosphatase D family protein, giving the protein MDEISRREFLVAAAALGASLAWGSAHARPSRVQWRERRDLFPEGVASGDPQSDNVLLWTRYPRSDGSTEAGLRLEVSEDAGFERIVATARARVSAASDWTCRVLAGGLKPAREYWYRFTDDSGAGSRVGRTITAPGADDPRPVRFAFVSCQNVNQGAQHAYRRMIYEDERAPVAERLSFVLHLGDFIYEIVWYPEDRPQGMYDRRLRDIVRYANGEKVADFHVPTTVDDYRAVYRAYLHDPDLQDARARWPFVAMWDNHEFSWLGWQSLLKLGGKTRPAQTRKVAANQAWFEYQPARIKRSTGKGLERFDPPHVVDTPITRFDAQGLGQEPNNLAAIASLTGYRALRWGRNVDLIITDQHSYRSEEPTDRPEAAALSSEDFPNFMPQEAQEILDAGRNYAGGHPPATIRFGAAEVPNFRKEDPPQTILGAEQKAWFLDRLRTSKATWKIWANSLGTLDWRADPQNLPAGLTTPWPGAGYAGFGGGDHSGAYVERAEIYDLVRDAGITGFATVAGDRHSFWAGFAAKALPPAKFEPVGVAFITGSISAPGLVEALEHRFPKDHPLRPLFLADRPDGGKPQAAINLLLRHGVRTCVEYGKTGDAEKARRLSNPDLAPHLSFVDIGGHGYATVRVASDAIESEFVCIPRPLERTERADGGPLRYRVVHRAPLWTRDERPRLEQRIVEGDPGLSA